The Fibrobacter sp. genomic sequence GACATAGATCATCTCAGCTTTGTAAACAGTATGGGCCTGGGGATGTTTGTAAATGCGTACAGGAGATTTACGGATGCCGGAGGGGTGATGGTTCTTTACAAGCCGCGCTCAGGCGTGCTTGAAATGCTCGAGGTTTCCGGTTTCGAGGAATTCATGCCCATCGCCGGGGATCAGAGTGAGCTTGAAAAGTATATCCCGGCTCATTGACGGCGCATTAAAATCCCAGCATCATATCGGCATTGAGTACAGAGGCGGGGTAAGCCCTGACAATCTGCAGGTTTGTGTTTTTCGAAAGATCCTCAAAACAGATCCTGTTCTCCGGAAGAATCTCTCCTTTGGGATCTGTAATCACTGATACGACCGGTTTTGAAAACGATGCCGGGTTGGCGCGTACAACTTTGCCGATACATTTGTTGCTCAGTTCCACTACGCTTCCCACAGGGAAAAGAGACATGCATTCCAGAAATGCTTTGGCATATTCTCCGGAGATAATGCCCTGACGGGTGAGCTTTACAATCGTCTCCATGGCTTTGTAGGGAATATTTGCATCATGGTAGACTCTGGGGCTTGTAAGAGCCTCATAGACATCGGCGATTGATACTATCCTGGCGTAGTTGTGGATCATCTTGCTGCTGCGCATCCTGGGATAACCCTTGCCGTTGTCCCGTTCGTGAGACTGGTAAACGACTATGGGAACCGATTCCGGAAGTCCCTTTATTTTGTCTATAAGATGAAGGCCCAGAATCGGATGTTTTCTTAACTCCGACCAGTCATCCTCATCAAGCTGCTCATTTTTATACCGGACATCTTTCGGCACAAGCAGCATCCCGGCATCATGCAGAAGTGCTCCCATGCCTATCTCTATGATCTGCTGCTCATTGTAGCCGAATGATGCGGCTATGCAAATTGACAGGATACAGACGTTGAGTGAGTGGTGGTAAACATAGTCACCCTCAGAAGGCTTGGTTCCGGAGATGTTTAGCAGGATATCCCTGTCTGTGAGGAAAACATTGACAAACTGGCAGGATATGGATCTGACCGCTTCCGCTGAAACCAGTTCTCCCTCGGCCAGAGAGTCAAGAATTGTCCTGATCCGGAGAAAGGCTCTCTGGTACATGTCTTTGATCGATTCCTTGTACTGTGCTGATCTTTCCCCGTTTGTAACCTGACGAGCGCTGTCTTTCAGCATCGGTCCTGACGGTTTGTCAGGATTCTTTCCGTCTTTTATCAGAGAGTCCAGATCCGTTCCCTTGTTGCTTTTTATCAACTGGATCAGGCCCTCTTTTCCACGCTTGATTCCTGCAAGTTCCGGAAG encodes the following:
- a CDS encoding STAS domain-containing protein, whose product is MQISSSNKGNVRVITMVGQFWQKEDLKAFESAVEDSIREGIFNAVIDIDHLSFVNSMGLGMFVNAYRRFTDAGGVMVLYKPRSGVLEMLEVSGFEEFMPIAGDQSELEKYIPAH
- a CDS encoding HD domain-containing protein, giving the protein MKEVLLSSLEAGTTTIQEYFTREGAVLIPSGTLLSQEYLEKMKARGIETVYSKEIQTPELKEDIEEIYKKARLPELAGIKRGKEGLIQLIKSNKGTDLDSLIKDGKNPDKPSGPMLKDSARQVTNGERSAQYKESIKDMYQRAFLRIRTILDSLAEGELVSAEAVRSISCQFVNVFLTDRDILLNISGTKPSEGDYVYHHSLNVCILSICIAASFGYNEQQIIEIGMGALLHDAGMLLVPKDVRYKNEQLDEDDWSELRKHPILGLHLIDKIKGLPESVPIVVYQSHERDNGKGYPRMRSSKMIHNYARIVSIADVYEALTSPRVYHDANIPYKAMETIVKLTRQGIISGEYAKAFLECMSLFPVGSVVELSNKCIGKVVRANPASFSKPVVSVITDPKGEILPENRICFEDLSKNTNLQIVRAYPASVLNADMMLGF